aattcataaaaccaaatACCAGCTGCTTGGCCATTGTTGTGCTTTTGACGCTGATGAAAAGGAAACGAGGATTTAAACACTTTGAAAGTTTGAGGATGTGAAGTCCCACATCAGAAACTTAAAAAACCTTGCAAGGCCCTAtgaaaaattagttttggaTTGGAATCTCAACATTTTCAAGGTGACTCCTTTGACCGGTCTTAATATGCAGACATGACCATGAGTCATCGTTGCTTCCTATGATAAACGTAGGGGAGAAGGCGCATTACTCAGGCTCATTGACCGGTGGACAATACAAGTGGATTGACGTCTTTCCCTGACCAGCTACAAGGAAAGGATATTCATATTCTTGAATTCGTGTCTTTCCCATGTGCATTCTTACGAGTTCTCTGGGTTTCTGAATGATCTTATTGCAAGAAGCTAGGAACGCCATATCATAGACTTGAACACCTTCTCTTAGTCTCTATATGTCCCTCTAACAGCAAGACAGTCAACATATTTTACTGCCTAAAACGTGCGAATCCTCCCTTAAATGCCATTGGTTTGTTGATTAATTATTCTCTCTCTTGAAGACAATTGGAATCTTGACAGCCTTGACATTTCATATAATCGATCTGTTGAAACAAATCCCATGTGATCTGCTGACCTCAATTATAATTTCAAATGCTGCTGTTAAATTTACCTTCTTAGATTTGACTTTAGAAAATTACAGTTCATTCATTTCTCACCTTGTAATTACACAATAAGGATAAGTTACCgttcttttaaattttggattCGAGTCCACGAACAAGTTGATAATTGGCATATATAGAGAACAAAAATGGTTGAATTTTAGTATTTAAGTACTAGCAAGAGTTTATGATCAGTTCCAAAAATGGAAGCTTTTGATCAAAGAACAAGAGTTGTTGAAATTGAGTATATCATTAATGTTGTATAATTGATTTGATGTCGTAAGATTTATACAAGTATGTTTTTGATgtacaaaattgaaaaacataaaCATCTAGTGATTTAGGATGTTAAGCAGGGAGACTCTTGTTTTGATCAATTGCCTAAATAGGCTTTCAAGTCCTCCTTCCTGATCTTGAATGCATGACTTCAGCTTCTCAAGCTGATTCTGCACGTTCTCAGATTTGCTTGTCTTGTGTAGTGCAACATCGACTTGTGCAAATTTATTTTCCTCGGTTTCTTCCTCACATATGACCTTTTTGGTGGGAACCATCTTGGATACTAATGACCAGCTGCCTGGCTTTGACTTTGGCCCAGAGATGAAGGACAGAAGTGATTCAAACACTGCGAGAGTGATTGCTTCAACCTCTCTCAACCTGCTAAAAATGGCGGCAGTCTCGGCATTATTGCTAAGAGAAAAGAACGTGGATTTGCTTTCGATTCCCTTAAGATTCTTCATGGCCTTTTGGATTGCCTTTTTAACTATCTTTCTTGAGCTCAAGTATTTGTTAACCTCTCTTGTGAGAGCTCCAGATTCACCTCCTCGAGTTCGTCTTATGATTGATTGAAGATCCTGTATGTATGCCTTTGTTTGCAAGACGGCATCCTTAGCAGTGCTACAAACGTCCAATAGTCTCAGAGAGCCATCTAATAGCTCATTGGTCCATTTCTCATTCTACTCCTGGGCCAAGGCTGCTTGTGTGATGGGTAACTGAAGCAACCTATCAACACAACCATAAAAATCTCTGAGGCTACTTAGGTTGTGGTTGATGGATAAGGAAGATGTTGAGGGGGCTTCAGATGACC
This genomic stretch from Pyrus communis chromosome 2, drPyrComm1.1, whole genome shotgun sequence harbors:
- the LOC137724855 gene encoding uncharacterized protein; protein product: MAFHTRFNSFPSRPHPIVQEVDEHLSRLGSSEAPSTSSLSINHNLSSLRDFYGCVDSTAKDAVLQTKAYIQDLQSIIRRTRGGESGALTREVNKYLSSRKIVKKAIQKAMKNLKGIESKSTFFSLSNNAETAAIFSRLREVEAITLAVFESLLSFISGPKSKPGSWSLVSKMVPTKKVICEEETEENKFAQVDVALHKTSKSENVQNQLEKLKSCIQDQEGGLESLFRQLIKTRVSLLNILNH